A single region of the Plantactinospora soyae genome encodes:
- a CDS encoding PTS sugar transporter subunit IIA yields the protein MRSVADQPGALLDRRAIQLTEVAADRDDAIRRCGQVLVEIGAASPEYVPTMLAREQSVSTYIGEGVAIPHGTLAGKDLVHRDALAVLRFPAGVDWGGQPVTVCVAIAAQGDGHIELLASLAEVLLDPDKARALREATDPEDVLELLKPAREDSNS from the coding sequence ATGAGATCCGTGGCTGACCAACCGGGCGCACTGCTCGACCGCCGGGCGATCCAGCTGACCGAGGTGGCCGCCGACCGCGACGACGCGATCCGTCGCTGCGGTCAGGTGCTGGTCGAGATAGGCGCGGCCAGCCCGGAGTACGTACCGACGATGCTCGCCCGCGAGCAGTCGGTCTCGACGTACATCGGGGAGGGCGTGGCCATCCCGCACGGCACGCTCGCCGGCAAGGACCTGGTGCACCGCGACGCGCTCGCCGTACTCCGGTTCCCGGCCGGCGTGGACTGGGGCGGTCAGCCGGTCACCGTCTGCGTGGCGATCGCCGCCCAGGGTGACGGCCACATCGAACTGCTGGCCAGCCTCGCCGAAGTCCTGCTCGATCCCGACAAGGCCCGTGCGCTGCGCGAGGCCACCGACCCCGAAGACGTGCTGGAGCTGCTCAAGCCGGCACGGGAGGACAGCAACTCATGA
- the ptsP gene encoding phosphoenolpyruvate--protein phosphotransferase has product MPDGPAPLRGIGVSPGVAGGPLLRVAEVPALPAPVAVADPASEADRAVAALHEVVAELTRRADRSGEKTLVDVLRAQAMMADDPVLSDAVRENVAAGMDGPHAVDAAFATHRAAFEAAGGYLAERVADLDDLRNRAVAVCLGRPMPGVPSPGHRYVLTARDLAPADTVDLDPEQVVALVTEDGGPTSHTAILARALGLPAVVACPGVRDLAEGTTVLVDGDTGAVGVDVDPAEVAAAEAVDRDRLTAVAATSGPGRTADGHAVALLANIGSARDLGAADGAEGVGLFRTELLFLDRTREPDLAEQAEAYRAVFAAMSGRRVVIRTLDAGADKPLPFLHQTDEPNPALGVRGLRLVRQRPELLHTQLAAIARAAEQTGADVWVMAPMVSTRAEAAEFADAVYAVGLPKAGVMVEVPAAALRAGQLLQVVDFLSIGTNDLSQYTFAADRQSGVLAELLDPWQPALLRLVAEVGAAGRAAGKPVGICGEAAADPLLAPVLTGLGMTSLSMSGRALPRVRAALAGRTYPDCERVARLALDADDPEQARKAVA; this is encoded by the coding sequence ATGCCTGACGGGCCGGCACCGCTGCGCGGGATCGGGGTGAGCCCGGGGGTGGCCGGTGGCCCGCTGCTCCGGGTCGCCGAGGTGCCGGCGCTGCCCGCACCGGTTGCGGTGGCCGATCCCGCCAGCGAGGCCGACCGGGCGGTGGCGGCGCTGCACGAGGTGGTCGCCGAGTTGACCCGACGAGCCGACCGGAGCGGGGAGAAGACCCTGGTCGACGTGCTCCGGGCCCAGGCGATGATGGCCGACGACCCGGTGCTGTCCGACGCCGTACGGGAGAACGTCGCGGCGGGGATGGACGGGCCGCACGCCGTCGACGCGGCCTTCGCCACCCACCGGGCGGCGTTCGAGGCCGCCGGTGGATACCTCGCCGAGCGGGTCGCCGACCTGGACGACCTGCGGAACCGGGCCGTCGCGGTCTGCCTCGGCCGGCCGATGCCCGGGGTGCCGTCCCCGGGCCACCGGTACGTGCTCACCGCCCGGGACCTGGCCCCGGCCGACACGGTGGACCTGGATCCGGAGCAGGTCGTCGCCCTGGTCACCGAGGACGGCGGGCCGACCAGCCACACCGCGATCCTGGCCCGCGCGCTCGGGCTGCCGGCGGTGGTCGCCTGCCCCGGCGTCCGGGACCTCGCCGAGGGTACGACGGTGCTGGTCGACGGCGATACCGGCGCGGTCGGCGTGGACGTGGACCCGGCGGAGGTGGCCGCCGCCGAGGCGGTCGACCGGGATCGGCTGACGGCCGTGGCGGCGACATCCGGGCCCGGTCGTACGGCCGACGGCCACGCCGTCGCCCTGCTCGCCAACATCGGCTCGGCCCGGGACCTCGGTGCCGCCGACGGGGCCGAGGGGGTCGGACTGTTCCGCACCGAACTGCTCTTCCTGGACCGCACCCGGGAACCGGACCTGGCGGAGCAGGCCGAGGCGTACCGGGCGGTCTTCGCGGCCATGTCCGGTCGCCGCGTGGTGATCCGTACCCTCGACGCGGGCGCGGACAAGCCGTTGCCGTTCCTGCACCAGACCGACGAGCCGAACCCGGCGCTCGGCGTACGGGGGCTGCGCCTGGTCCGGCAGCGGCCGGAACTGCTGCACACCCAGTTGGCGGCCATCGCCCGGGCGGCGGAGCAGACCGGAGCCGACGTCTGGGTGATGGCGCCGATGGTCTCGACCCGGGCCGAGGCGGCCGAGTTCGCCGACGCCGTGTACGCGGTGGGGCTGCCGAAGGCCGGCGTCATGGTCGAGGTGCCGGCGGCGGCCCTGCGCGCGGGACAACTGCTCCAGGTCGTCGACTTCCTGAGCATCGGCACCAACGACCTGAGCCAGTACACATTCGCGGCTGACCGGCAGAGCGGCGTACTGGCCGAACTGCTCGACCCGTGGCAGCCGGCGTTGCTCCGGCTGGTCGCCGAGGTCGGCGCGGCCGGGCGGGCGGCGGGCAAGCCGGTCGGGATCTGCGGGGAGGCGGCGGCGGATCCGCTGCTCGCCCCGGTGCTGACCGGTCTCGGGATGACCAGCCTGTCCATGTCGGGCCGGGCGCTGCCCCGGGTACGGGCGGCGCTGGCGGGGCGTACCTACCCCGACTGCGAGCGGGTGGCGCGGCTCGCGCTGGACGCCGACGACCCGGAGCAGGCCCGCAAGGCCGTCGCTTGA
- a CDS encoding zinc-dependent dehydrogenase: protein MKAVRFHAPGDVRIEDVPEPTPGPGDVKIRVRNCSTCGTDVKISKFGHHHIHPPRVMGHEIAGEVVETGAEVTGWAAGDRVQVIAAIPCGTCAECRRGRMTVCPNQESMGYHYEGGFAQYLVVPAKVLAVDGLNRIPDGVGFAEASVAEPLACVLNGQELARVGPGDDVVVVGSGPIGCLHVRLARSRGAARVFLVELNRARLDLAAGLVNSDAAICGAEVDPVDEVLKLTDGRGADVIITAAASGAAQEQALQMAARQGRISFFGGLPKDNPIISVDSNLVHYRELTIVGANGSSPAHNAEALRLIATGAVPVSDLITHRLPLDQAIDAFGVVARGEAIKVTIEP from the coding sequence ATGAAGGCCGTTCGTTTCCACGCTCCCGGCGACGTACGCATCGAGGACGTACCCGAGCCCACCCCGGGCCCGGGTGACGTCAAGATCCGGGTACGCAACTGCTCCACCTGCGGTACCGACGTCAAGATCTCCAAGTTCGGGCACCACCACATCCACCCGCCCCGGGTGATGGGCCACGAGATCGCCGGTGAGGTGGTCGAGACCGGGGCCGAGGTCACCGGCTGGGCGGCCGGCGACCGGGTGCAGGTGATCGCCGCCATCCCCTGTGGAACCTGCGCCGAGTGCCGGCGCGGCCGGATGACCGTCTGCCCCAACCAGGAGTCGATGGGGTACCACTACGAGGGCGGCTTCGCGCAGTACCTGGTGGTCCCGGCGAAGGTGCTGGCGGTGGACGGGCTGAACCGGATCCCGGACGGGGTCGGGTTCGCCGAGGCGTCGGTGGCCGAGCCGCTGGCCTGCGTACTCAACGGGCAGGAGCTGGCGCGGGTCGGGCCCGGCGACGACGTCGTGGTGGTCGGCTCGGGTCCGATCGGTTGCCTGCACGTCCGGCTGGCCCGGTCCCGGGGCGCCGCCCGGGTCTTCCTGGTCGAACTCAACCGGGCCCGGCTGGACCTGGCCGCCGGACTCGTCAACTCGGACGCGGCGATCTGCGGCGCCGAGGTCGACCCGGTCGACGAGGTGCTCAAGCTGACCGACGGGCGCGGGGCCGACGTGATCATCACGGCGGCGGCCTCGGGTGCGGCCCAGGAGCAGGCGTTGCAGATGGCCGCCCGGCAGGGCCGGATCAGCTTCTTCGGTGGCCTGCCCAAGGACAACCCGATCATCTCGGTCGACTCGAACCTGGTGCACTACCGCGAGCTGACCATCGTCGGCGCCAACGGCTCCAGCCCGGCGCACAACGCCGAGGCACTCCGACTGATCGCCACCGGCGCGGTGCCGGTGTCCGATCTGATCACCCACCGGCTTCCGCTGGACCAGGCGATCGACGCCTTCGGCGTGGTCGCCCGGGGCGAGGCCATCAAGGTCACGATCGAACCCTGA
- a CDS encoding DUF2188 domain-containing protein encodes MTARTEYHVVPEAAGWKVEHGSTVVGHYDTKENAVGAGRDAAKANQPSQLVVHKQDGQIEAEHTYRDDPFPPAG; translated from the coding sequence ATGACGGCACGGACCGAGTACCACGTTGTTCCCGAAGCCGCTGGCTGGAAGGTGGAGCACGGGTCGACGGTGGTCGGACACTACGACACCAAGGAGAACGCGGTCGGCGCCGGCCGGGACGCCGCCAAGGCCAACCAGCCGAGCCAGCTCGTCGTACACAAGCAGGACGGGCAGATCGAGGCCGAGCACACCTACCGCGACGATCCGTTCCCGCCCGCCGGCTGA
- a CDS encoding ArsR/SmtB family transcription factor, translated as MSGRRGMDEVFKALADGSRRRLLDSLNTRNGQTLRELCAGLEMTRQSVSKHLAVLEAANLVTTLWRGREKWHYLNAEPINAIADRWINQYDLGRVHALADLKRALEQEPMSEHEFVYTTFINTTPERLWQGLTDPAFTSRYWGVSFESDWQVGSEVVWVMPKGVRVVDPAQVVLVAEPYRRLAYTWHSLTPEFAKAYEMDPAEIAKLAGEPRTKVSFELEPRGEVVKLTVVHDGFAPGSGLRDSVSGGWPELLSSLKTLLETGEPLPQAEPAEASPAGG; from the coding sequence ATGTCCGGAAGGCGAGGAATGGACGAGGTGTTCAAGGCGCTGGCCGACGGCAGCCGCCGTCGGCTGCTCGACAGCCTCAACACCCGCAACGGGCAGACCCTGCGCGAGCTCTGCGCCGGGCTGGAGATGACCCGGCAGTCCGTGAGCAAGCACCTCGCGGTGCTGGAGGCGGCCAACCTGGTCACCACGCTGTGGCGCGGCCGGGAGAAGTGGCACTACCTCAACGCCGAGCCGATCAACGCCATCGCGGACCGCTGGATCAACCAGTACGACCTCGGCCGGGTGCACGCACTCGCCGATCTCAAGCGAGCATTGGAGCAGGAGCCCATGAGCGAGCACGAATTCGTCTACACCACGTTCATCAACACCACCCCGGAACGCCTCTGGCAGGGGCTGACCGACCCCGCGTTCACCAGCCGCTACTGGGGTGTCAGCTTCGAGTCCGACTGGCAGGTCGGCTCCGAGGTCGTCTGGGTGATGCCGAAGGGCGTACGGGTCGTCGACCCGGCTCAGGTCGTACTGGTAGCCGAGCCGTACCGCCGGTTGGCGTACACCTGGCACAGCCTCACGCCGGAGTTCGCCAAGGCGTACGAGATGGATCCGGCGGAGATCGCCAAGCTGGCCGGGGAACCGCGTACCAAGGTGAGCTTCGAGCTCGAGCCACGGGGAGAGGTGGTCAAGCTGACCGTCGTACACGACGGTTTCGCGCCCGGGAGCGGGTTGCGCGACAGCGTCAGCGGCGGCTGGCCCGAGTTGCTCTCCAGCCTCAAGACGCTGCTGGAGACCGGCGAGCCGCTGCCGCAGGCGGAGCCGGCCGAGGCGTCGCCGGCGGGCGGATGA
- a CDS encoding HPr family phosphocarrier protein: MATRTVTVGSASGLHARPAALFVAAAAAQPVRVTIRTGEKRPVPANSMLSVLSLGARRGTEVVIEAEGEGADAALDALAELLARDLDAEESADA, from the coding sequence ATGGCTACGCGTACGGTGACCGTCGGTTCGGCCAGCGGCCTGCACGCCCGCCCGGCGGCGCTCTTCGTCGCGGCGGCGGCGGCACAGCCGGTCCGGGTGACCATCCGGACCGGCGAGAAGCGGCCGGTCCCGGCCAACAGCATGCTCTCGGTGCTCTCGCTGGGCGCGCGGCGCGGCACCGAGGTGGTGATCGAGGCCGAGGGGGAGGGCGCCGACGCCGCCCTGGACGCCCTGGCCGAGCTGCTCGCCCGGGACCTCGACGCCGAGGAGTCGGCCGATGCCTGA
- a CDS encoding PTS sugar transporter subunit IIB: MGSINGKDIHKVVVACDAGMGSSVMLASQLRKQLKKFSVTVEHTPVNSIPGDADVVITHSGLAARARAAAPDKIIVPFQVFIGDPAVTAVVKAIESGDEIRG; the protein is encoded by the coding sequence ATGGGCAGCATCAACGGTAAGGACATCCACAAGGTCGTCGTTGCCTGCGACGCCGGGATGGGCAGCAGCGTCATGCTCGCCAGCCAACTTCGCAAGCAGCTCAAGAAGTTCTCGGTCACGGTGGAGCACACCCCGGTCAACTCGATTCCGGGCGACGCCGACGTGGTGATCACGCACAGCGGCCTGGCCGCCCGGGCCAGGGCCGCCGCGCCCGACAAGATCATCGTGCCGTTCCAGGTGTTCATCGGCGACCCGGCGGTGACCGCCGTGGTCAAGGCCATCGAGTCCGGCGATGAGATCCGTGGCTGA
- a CDS encoding esterase-like activity of phytase family protein, with protein sequence MGVIKRVGVGVAVAALAMTMPGVASAADRGTWDRAELLKFAALPAQTYVPGSEPAGSLLGTAPVNGITPPFADQPVQGFSGVLRNSDGTFDVLSDNGFGNKANSADFLLRIQRVGPNFGPGTVDLLGGINLTDPDGKVPFPLTRPDRVLTGSDFDVESITRTADGTYWIGDEFGPYLLHFDRAGRLLQAPVPLPGVFAPENPGRGDTPANLNSSKGFEGMAQSPDGRTLYPLLEGTVAGDPAGALRFNEFDIAANAYTGRRWTYLLDAPANAIGDAIAVDKDRFLVIERDNGEGATAQTKKIYLADRRDRNRDGQLDKTLVADLMDIANPKRVGGFGSRFTFPFQTIEDVVILDDRTLAVLNDNNFPSSAGRTPGRPDNNEFIVIKLDHDLDADKRVLRRY encoded by the coding sequence ATGGGAGTAATCAAGCGGGTCGGCGTGGGAGTCGCGGTGGCGGCCCTGGCGATGACCATGCCCGGGGTGGCGTCCGCCGCCGACCGGGGCACCTGGGACCGCGCGGAGTTGCTGAAGTTCGCCGCGCTGCCCGCGCAGACGTACGTCCCGGGCAGCGAGCCGGCCGGTTCCCTGCTGGGTACGGCGCCGGTCAACGGGATCACTCCGCCCTTCGCCGACCAGCCCGTCCAGGGCTTCAGCGGCGTACTGCGCAACAGCGACGGCACCTTCGACGTACTGTCCGACAACGGTTTCGGCAACAAGGCCAACAGCGCGGACTTCCTGCTCCGGATCCAGCGGGTCGGCCCGAACTTCGGCCCCGGCACCGTGGACCTGCTCGGCGGGATCAACCTCACCGACCCGGACGGCAAGGTGCCGTTCCCGCTCACCCGCCCCGACCGGGTGCTCACCGGCAGCGATTTCGACGTCGAGTCGATCACCCGGACCGCCGACGGGACGTACTGGATCGGTGACGAGTTCGGCCCGTACCTGCTGCACTTCGACCGGGCCGGTCGGCTGTTGCAGGCACCGGTGCCGCTGCCGGGAGTCTTCGCACCGGAGAACCCGGGTCGGGGCGACACCCCGGCCAACCTGAACAGCAGCAAGGGTTTCGAGGGCATGGCACAGTCTCCCGACGGCCGTACCCTCTACCCGCTGCTGGAGGGGACGGTCGCCGGTGACCCGGCCGGCGCGCTGCGGTTCAACGAGTTCGACATCGCCGCGAACGCGTACACCGGTCGGCGCTGGACGTACCTGCTCGACGCCCCGGCGAACGCGATCGGCGACGCGATCGCGGTCGACAAGGACCGCTTCCTGGTCATCGAGCGGGACAACGGCGAGGGCGCCACGGCGCAGACCAAGAAGATCTACCTCGCCGACCGGCGGGACCGGAACCGGGACGGTCAGCTCGACAAGACGCTGGTCGCCGACCTGATGGACATCGCCAACCCGAAGCGGGTGGGCGGCTTCGGATCCCGGTTCACCTTCCCGTTCCAGACGATCGAGGACGTGGTCATCCTCGACGACCGCACCCTGGCCGTGCTCAACGACAACAACTTCCCGTCGTCGGCCGGCCGGACTCCGGGGCGGCCCGACAACAACGAGTTCATCGTGATCAAGCTGGACCACGACCTGGACGCGGACAAGCGGGTGCTGCGGCGCTACTGA
- a CDS encoding Hsp70 family protein: MATGEYWLGIDFGTSTTVAALAWPDGRIKPLLFDASPLLASAVFIGPGSPGMLTGADAERAALGHPAGFEANPKRRIDDGTVWLADQEIRVVDLIAAVLARVAAEAYRVAGQRPAVVVLTHPADWSRLRLGILAEAAAQAGFPNVEFVAEPVAAAAYFCTALGRRIAPGRCVIVYDLGAGTFDVSAVRVSATGFEVVASAGLDDVGGLEFDAAVVAHVRALTATAAEAWQRLDWPQTADDGFARHTLWWGARSAKEQLSRHPTSDLRLPVVGTDVHLTRGEFERAARPHLDRTTNVTFELLRDAAIPRESIGAVFLVGGSSRIPLAATLLHKTLGIAPVAIEQPELVVAEGSLLIRRTIPPAPSSGPDVGPLPVPTIATGAPGSAWRGRLSRRTVIVGAATVTALGTAASAAAVLRRDPPKGSPTPTPRPVTGARFVAELTGHTDTVFDVAFDAHGGDLIATAGGDGTIRLWSTTSRGPIDKPIPFEAGDGVPNYVRGVRFSPDGSVLAACGNNFGIGLWDVVTRGRLGYPLRGHTSVNYVVDFSPDGRTLASSSADHTIRLWDVLRRQALGAPLLGHTDNVYALAFHPHDGNIVASGGADRTVRLWDLRTRRQIGASLSAHDEIVNDVKFSPDGLLLASNGNDATVRVWDLASRQQVGEPIDLLLPAGSVSFSPDGSVLATGGRHVRLWDLASREMIGTPLTDGTSEAAAVAFNPDGTILAGAVGNSLFLWEILR; this comes from the coding sequence GTGGCCACGGGCGAATACTGGTTGGGCATCGACTTCGGCACGTCCACCACAGTCGCCGCGTTGGCCTGGCCGGACGGTCGGATCAAACCACTGCTGTTCGACGCCTCTCCCCTGCTGGCCTCGGCGGTGTTCATCGGACCGGGATCACCCGGGATGCTCACCGGTGCCGACGCCGAGCGTGCCGCGCTGGGTCATCCCGCCGGTTTCGAGGCGAACCCGAAACGGCGGATCGACGACGGAACCGTCTGGTTGGCAGACCAGGAAATCCGCGTCGTCGACCTGATCGCGGCGGTACTGGCCCGGGTCGCGGCCGAGGCGTACCGGGTCGCCGGCCAGCGACCGGCGGTGGTGGTGCTGACCCATCCGGCGGACTGGAGTCGTCTCCGACTCGGCATCCTCGCCGAGGCCGCCGCCCAGGCCGGGTTCCCGAATGTCGAGTTCGTCGCCGAACCGGTCGCCGCGGCGGCGTACTTCTGCACCGCCCTGGGACGGCGGATCGCACCAGGGCGCTGTGTCATCGTCTACGACCTGGGAGCGGGCACCTTCGACGTGAGCGCGGTGCGGGTGTCGGCGACGGGGTTCGAGGTGGTCGCCTCCGCCGGGCTGGACGACGTCGGCGGTCTGGAATTCGACGCCGCCGTCGTCGCGCACGTACGGGCGCTGACCGCGACCGCGGCCGAGGCGTGGCAGCGGTTGGACTGGCCGCAGACGGCGGATGACGGGTTCGCCAGACACACGTTGTGGTGGGGCGCCCGGTCGGCCAAGGAGCAGTTGTCCCGGCACCCCACGTCCGACCTACGGCTGCCGGTGGTCGGCACCGACGTACATCTCACCCGGGGCGAATTCGAGAGAGCGGCACGGCCGCATCTGGACCGCACCACCAACGTCACGTTCGAACTGTTGCGCGATGCCGCGATCCCCCGTGAGTCGATCGGCGCTGTGTTCCTCGTCGGCGGCTCGTCCCGGATCCCGCTGGCCGCCACGCTGCTGCACAAGACCCTGGGAATCGCCCCGGTCGCCATCGAGCAGCCCGAACTCGTGGTGGCCGAGGGGAGCCTGCTGATCCGTCGTACGATCCCACCGGCGCCCTCGTCGGGGCCGGACGTCGGGCCGTTGCCCGTACCGACCATCGCGACCGGCGCCCCGGGCAGCGCGTGGCGGGGGCGTCTGAGCCGGCGTACGGTGATCGTCGGCGCCGCGACGGTGACCGCCCTGGGCACTGCGGCCAGTGCCGCCGCGGTGCTCCGCCGAGATCCGCCCAAGGGTTCACCGACTCCCACTCCCCGCCCCGTCACCGGCGCCCGCTTCGTCGCCGAGCTGACCGGGCACACCGACACCGTTTTCGACGTGGCCTTCGACGCGCACGGTGGCGATCTGATCGCCACCGCAGGTGGCGACGGCACCATCCGACTGTGGAGCACCACGAGTCGCGGACCGATCGACAAGCCGATCCCGTTCGAGGCCGGAGACGGCGTCCCCAACTACGTCCGCGGCGTCCGGTTCAGCCCGGACGGCAGCGTCCTCGCCGCCTGCGGCAACAACTTCGGCATCGGGCTGTGGGACGTGGTCACCCGCGGTCGACTCGGTTACCCGTTGAGGGGGCACACCTCGGTGAACTACGTCGTGGACTTCAGTCCGGACGGGCGGACGCTGGCCAGTTCCAGTGCTGACCACACCATCCGGCTGTGGGACGTGCTCCGGCGGCAGGCGCTCGGTGCCCCGCTGCTCGGCCACACCGACAACGTGTACGCGCTGGCGTTCCACCCCCACGACGGGAACATCGTGGCCTCGGGCGGTGCGGACCGGACGGTGCGGCTGTGGGACCTGCGCACTCGCCGACAGATCGGCGCGTCGCTGAGCGCCCACGACGAAATCGTCAACGACGTGAAGTTCAGCCCGGACGGACTCCTGCTGGCCAGCAACGGCAACGACGCCACCGTGCGGGTGTGGGACCTGGCCAGCCGGCAACAGGTCGGCGAGCCGATCGACCTGCTGCTTCCGGCCGGAAGCGTGTCGTTCAGCCCGGACGGCTCGGTCCTGGCCACCGGTGGACGGCACGTCCGGCTGTGGGACCTGGCCAGCCGCGAGATGATCGGTACGCCGCTCACGGACGGGACCTCGGAGGCCGCCGCCGTGGCGTTCAACCCGGACGGCACGATCCTGGCCGGCGCGGTCGGCAACTCGCTGTTCCTCTGGGAGATTCTCCGCTGA
- the mtlA gene encoding PTS mannitol transporter subunit IICB, with amino-acid sequence MAVSYTPEVQGTGFKARVQRIGGHLAGMVMPNIGAFIAWGLITALFIPTGWLPNEHLAKLVDPMIFTLLPILIGYTGGRIVHGQRGAVVGAVATVGIIVGADIPMFLGAMMIGPLAAYLLKLFDGLIEDRIKPGFEMLVDNFSAGIIGGGMALIGVWVVGPVVARLSDWAGSGVDWLIGHNLLPVASVLVEPAKVLFLNNAINHGVLSPLAVAQAQETGKSILFMIESNPGPGLGLLLAYFLFGPRSLRPSVPAAGIIHFLGGIHEIYFPYVLMKPRLILAMIAGGAAGVGTFMVTGAGLVASPSPGSIFAYAAVTPRGSWFGMVLGILIATAVTFVVAAALLGFGRLNGERQDAVPADPDTDTDPATADAGTPARERETSPERETSPERAPVARSATAEG; translated from the coding sequence ATGGCCGTGTCGTACACACCGGAGGTCCAGGGCACCGGTTTCAAGGCCCGGGTCCAGCGGATCGGCGGACACCTCGCCGGAATGGTCATGCCCAACATCGGGGCGTTCATCGCCTGGGGCCTGATCACGGCGCTCTTCATCCCGACCGGCTGGCTGCCCAACGAGCACCTGGCCAAGCTGGTCGACCCGATGATCTTCACACTGCTGCCGATCCTGATCGGCTACACCGGCGGCCGGATCGTGCACGGCCAGCGCGGTGCGGTGGTCGGCGCAGTGGCTACCGTGGGCATCATCGTCGGCGCGGACATCCCGATGTTCCTCGGCGCGATGATGATCGGCCCGCTCGCGGCCTACCTGCTGAAGCTCTTCGACGGCCTGATCGAGGACCGGATCAAACCCGGCTTCGAGATGCTGGTGGACAACTTCTCCGCCGGCATCATCGGCGGCGGGATGGCGCTGATCGGCGTCTGGGTGGTCGGCCCGGTGGTCGCGAGGCTCAGCGACTGGGCCGGCAGCGGGGTCGACTGGCTGATCGGGCACAACCTGCTACCGGTCGCCTCGGTCCTGGTCGAGCCGGCCAAGGTGCTCTTCCTGAACAACGCCATCAACCACGGCGTGCTCTCGCCGCTCGCGGTGGCGCAGGCCCAGGAGACCGGCAAGTCGATCCTGTTCATGATCGAGTCGAACCCCGGACCGGGCCTCGGTCTGCTGCTCGCGTACTTCCTGTTCGGGCCGCGCTCGCTGCGGCCGAGCGTGCCGGCGGCGGGCATCATCCACTTCCTCGGCGGCATCCACGAGATCTACTTCCCGTACGTGCTGATGAAGCCGCGACTGATCCTCGCGATGATCGCCGGTGGGGCGGCCGGTGTCGGCACCTTCATGGTCACCGGTGCCGGACTGGTCGCCAGCCCCTCGCCTGGCAGTATCTTCGCGTATGCGGCGGTCACCCCGAGGGGCAGCTGGTTCGGGATGGTCCTCGGCATCCTGATCGCCACCGCGGTCACCTTCGTGGTCGCTGCGGCACTGCTCGGCTTCGGCCGGCTGAACGGGGAACGACAGGACGCCGTGCCGGCCGATCCGGACACCGACACCGACCCCGCGACGGCGGACGCCGGCACGCCGGCCCGCGAGCGCGAGACCAGCCCGGAGCGCGAGACCAGCCCGGAGCGTGCGCCCGTGGCCCGGTCCGCGACCGCCGAGGGCTGA
- a CDS encoding pentapeptide repeat-containing protein, whose protein sequence is MPSGGPAALRADCERCFGLCCVVPAFSASSDFALDKPAGQACRNLQPDFRCGIHRNLRERGFAGCTVFDCFGAGQQVSQVTFGGRDWRTSPEIAARMFEVFPVMRQLHELLWYLTEALALRPADPLPAELAAARDETERLNGADPETLVRLDVATHRRDVNALLLRASESVRSRAGLSGNDHRGADLVGADLRRTDLTGANLRGAYLIGADLRGVDLTMADLTGADLRGANLRGADLRGSIFLTQAQVDAARGDVTTGLAPALRHPAHWQLSIAPTRRPAGKPTRKPRRR, encoded by the coding sequence GTGCCGAGCGGCGGACCGGCCGCCCTGCGCGCCGACTGTGAACGCTGCTTCGGGCTCTGCTGCGTGGTGCCCGCCTTCTCCGCCTCGTCGGACTTCGCGCTCGACAAGCCCGCCGGGCAGGCCTGCCGGAACCTGCAACCGGACTTCCGCTGTGGCATCCACCGCAACCTGCGGGAACGGGGCTTTGCCGGTTGTACGGTCTTCGACTGCTTCGGCGCCGGACAGCAGGTGTCCCAGGTCACCTTCGGCGGGCGGGACTGGCGAACCAGCCCGGAGATCGCGGCCCGGATGTTCGAGGTGTTCCCGGTGATGCGGCAGCTGCACGAGCTGCTCTGGTACCTGACCGAGGCACTGGCACTGCGACCGGCGGATCCGCTGCCGGCCGAGCTGGCCGCCGCCCGGGACGAGACCGAACGGCTCAACGGTGCCGATCCGGAGACCCTCGTCCGGCTGGACGTCGCGACCCATCGCCGGGACGTCAACGCCCTCCTGCTACGGGCCAGCGAATCGGTGCGGAGTCGGGCCGGCCTCAGCGGGAACGATCACCGGGGTGCGGACCTCGTCGGCGCCGATCTGCGGAGAACAGACCTGACCGGCGCCAACCTCCGGGGGGCGTACCTGATCGGGGCCGACCTGCGCGGCGTCGACCTGACGATGGCGGACCTCACCGGGGCCGACCTGCGCGGTGCGAACCTGCGCGGCGCCGACCTACGCGGCAGCATCTTCCTCACCCAAGCCCAGGTCGACGCGGCCAGGGGCGACGTCACCACCGGACTGGCGCCCGCGCTGCGTCACCCCGCGCACTGGCAGCTCTCGATCGCCCCGACCCGGCGCCCGGCCGGCAAGCCCACCCGCAAGCCCCGGCGCCGGTAG